The following are from one region of the Methanobacterium sp. genome:
- a CDS encoding PINc/VapC family ATPase produces MRIVPDTSVIVDGRITKIVQEDEFKGCEVVIPEAVVSELENQANRGRETGFNGLEELKNLQELYSEGKIDLIYVGKRPTLEQISLARGGEIDAMIRDTAQDNDATLITSDKVQMEVAKAHGLEVIYLKPEMVEYKDLQITRYFDKNTMSVHLKEDVVPMAKKGTPGNIKLTKIGSKPLSYPEIEGMAREIVERAKSDFKSFIEIEREGATVVQFREYRISIARPPFSDGFEITVVRPVAKVSLSDYSLPNKLIGRLRERAKGILISGPPGAGKTTFAQAVAEFYSHDLNSVVKTMESPRDLQVGAEITQYAPLERSMEKTADILLLVRPDYTIYDELRKTRDFKIFADMRLAGVGMIGVVHATRPIDAIQRVIGRVELGIIPSIVDTTIFINNGNVAAVYDVSLTVKVPSGMIEADLARPVIEIRDFDTGDLVNEIYTYGEQTIVMEVKATSYEKTPVQKIAEREIIKEIKKTVPGAYIEVDMKSDKRATVWMDEEHIPRLIGKKGKTIEEVEKRIGISIGVEPFQVRQIEEKFGVDVEIAGNYVVLNFGKDNIGTPFDILVDGDYIFTATVGKKGTIKIKKDIELAAIILDAIKTGIPIEARIRNE; encoded by the coding sequence ATGAGAATAGTTCCAGATACCAGTGTTATTGTAGATGGGAGAATTACCAAGATAGTTCAGGAAGATGAATTTAAAGGCTGTGAAGTAGTGATCCCTGAAGCAGTTGTATCTGAATTAGAAAACCAGGCAAATCGAGGAAGAGAAACAGGGTTCAATGGTTTGGAAGAATTAAAAAACTTGCAGGAATTATACAGTGAAGGTAAGATTGACCTGATATATGTTGGAAAAAGACCAACACTTGAGCAGATTTCTCTTGCAAGGGGTGGAGAAATAGATGCAATGATCAGAGATACAGCTCAGGATAACGATGCAACCCTGATTACAAGTGATAAAGTCCAGATGGAAGTGGCAAAAGCCCATGGGCTTGAAGTGATTTATCTAAAACCAGAAATGGTTGAATATAAAGATCTGCAAATAACCAGGTATTTCGATAAAAACACCATGTCTGTCCATTTAAAAGAGGACGTGGTTCCAATGGCAAAGAAAGGGACACCTGGAAACATAAAACTTACAAAAATAGGCTCAAAACCCTTATCATATCCTGAAATTGAGGGCATGGCCAGAGAAATTGTTGAAAGAGCTAAGAGTGACTTTAAAAGCTTTATTGAAATAGAGCGAGAAGGGGCTACAGTTGTACAGTTTAGAGAATATCGTATTTCCATTGCAAGGCCTCCATTTTCTGATGGATTTGAAATTACAGTTGTAAGACCTGTAGCAAAGGTCTCATTAAGTGATTACAGCCTTCCAAATAAACTTATTGGAAGGTTAAGGGAAAGAGCTAAAGGTATACTAATTTCAGGGCCACCAGGAGCTGGAAAAACTACATTTGCCCAGGCAGTTGCAGAATTTTACAGTCATGACCTTAATTCAGTTGTTAAAACAATGGAATCTCCAAGAGATCTTCAGGTAGGGGCAGAAATTACACAATACGCCCCTTTAGAACGTAGTATGGAAAAAACAGCAGATATTTTACTCCTTGTGCGTCCAGATTATACAATCTATGACGAATTAAGAAAAACAAGGGACTTTAAGATATTTGCAGATATGAGACTTGCAGGAGTAGGGATGATAGGTGTTGTGCACGCTACAAGACCTATAGATGCTATTCAAAGGGTTATTGGAAGAGTTGAACTTGGAATTATACCTTCAATTGTTGATACAACTATTTTCATTAACAATGGGAATGTTGCTGCAGTATATGATGTTTCACTGACTGTGAAAGTTCCAAGCGGGATGATAGAAGCAGATCTGGCAAGGCCAGTGATAGAAATCAGAGATTTTGACACCGGTGACCTTGTAAACGAGATATACACATACGGTGAACAAACAATTGTAATGGAAGTTAAGGCAACATCCTACGAAAAAACACCGGTTCAAAAAATTGCAGAACGTGAAATAATCAAGGAAATTAAAAAAACCGTTCCTGGTGCATACATTGAAGTTGATATGAAATCTGATAAACGTGCTACAGTCTGGATGGACGAAGAACATATTCCAAGACTCATTGGTAAAAAGGGAAAGACCATTGAAGAGGTTGAAAAACGAATTGGAATCAGTATTGGTGTTGAACCATTCCAGGTAAGACAGATTGAGGAAAAATTTGGCGTGGATGTTGAAATTGCAGGAAATTATGTGGTTCTTAATTTTGGGAAGGATAACATAGGAACACCTTTTGACATTTTAGTGGATGGTGACTACATATTTACTGCCACTGTGGGTAAAAAGGGAACCATAAAAATTAAAAAAGACATTGAACTTGCAGCCATTATACTGGATGCCATTAAAACAGGTATTCCCATAGAAGCAAGGATAAGGAACGAATAA
- the hisS gene encoding histidine--tRNA ligase has protein sequence MEISRPRGTRDFLFKDMKQRKHVETILRNVFERYGYGEIKTPLFEDLTLFTEKSGEAIKEEIYHFKDKGNRNLALRPELTAPVARLYLNKFQKSVKPIKMYYFGSCFRYERPQAGRFRQFWQFGCELIGGKSPEAEAEVMAMAAHALDEMGLKNYEFHIGNLGIIRSLLKDADIPDSSEEQIMSLIDKGDVEELKNLLNNPKFPESLKEILLKLIGIKGHNEVIDEVRNIIKNCKGAFKSLDDLEELLNLLETFGFTDYVVDLGIARGLDYYTGIVFEIYVRGLGAQKQISGGGTYNLIEIFGGEPVESTGFAFGFDRVMEALKIQEAAIPVDGHVDTFVAPLSFDMREHAFKIAQELRRNGISTDVDLARKKLKKSLTYADNLGAKYVVLVGARDIEAGKVTIRNMESGDQRLVDIDTISQELKDEI, from the coding sequence CGTGATTTCTTATTTAAGGATATGAAACAGAGAAAACATGTTGAAACCATATTAAGAAATGTATTTGAAAGATATGGCTATGGAGAAATTAAAACTCCCTTATTTGAAGATTTAACACTTTTCACTGAAAAATCTGGAGAAGCAATTAAAGAAGAAATATATCATTTTAAGGATAAAGGAAATCGGAATTTAGCACTCAGACCGGAATTAACAGCTCCAGTGGCACGTCTTTATCTTAATAAATTTCAAAAAAGTGTAAAACCAATTAAAATGTACTATTTCGGCAGTTGTTTTAGATATGAAAGGCCGCAGGCTGGAAGATTCAGACAGTTCTGGCAATTTGGGTGTGAACTTATTGGAGGGAAATCTCCAGAAGCTGAAGCAGAAGTTATGGCAATGGCAGCTCATGCCCTTGATGAAATGGGCTTAAAAAATTATGAGTTTCACATTGGAAACCTCGGGATCATCAGAAGCCTTTTAAAAGACGCAGATATTCCTGATAGCAGCGAGGAGCAGATAATGAGTTTAATTGATAAAGGAGATGTAGAAGAACTTAAAAACCTTTTAAATAATCCAAAATTTCCTGAATCACTTAAAGAGATCCTCTTAAAATTAATTGGAATTAAAGGACATAATGAAGTTATAGATGAAGTTAGAAACATCATTAAAAACTGTAAAGGTGCTTTTAAATCCCTGGACGATCTTGAAGAACTTTTAAATCTTCTTGAAACATTTGGATTTACTGATTACGTTGTAGATCTCGGAATAGCACGGGGATTGGATTATTACACTGGAATTGTGTTTGAGATTTATGTCCGTGGCCTGGGAGCACAAAAACAAATAAGTGGTGGGGGAACCTATAATTTAATAGAGATATTTGGCGGTGAGCCAGTAGAATCCACAGGATTTGCTTTTGGATTTGACAGGGTTATGGAAGCCCTCAAAATACAGGAAGCAGCTATTCCAGTTGACGGGCATGTAGATACATTTGTAGCTCCATTATCCTTTGATATGAGGGAACATGCATTTAAAATAGCCCAGGAGTTAAGACGAAATGGAATTTCCACTGATGTTGACCTTGCAAGAAAAAAATTAAAGAAATCATTGACATATGCTGATAACCTGGGGGCAAAATATGTCGTTTTGGTTGGAGCAAGAGATATTGAAGCAGGAAAAGTTACAATAAGAAACATGGAATCTGGAGATCAAAGATTGGTCGACATAGACACCATATCTCAGGAATTAAAGGATGAAATTTAA
- the hisI gene encoding phosphoribosyl-AMP cyclohydrolase, translating to MGTECNLNFRHKAGDQELVIAIAQDYRTHEVLMAAYMNREAFQKTVETKKAHYWSTSRQKIWLKGESSGNFQEVHEILVDCDEDAILLKISQKGGACHEGYESCFFRKLEDGKLEIVGNRVFDPDEVYNKG from the coding sequence ATGGGTACTGAATGTAATTTAAATTTCAGACACAAAGCAGGAGACCAGGAACTTGTAATAGCAATAGCCCAGGATTATAGAACACATGAAGTTCTAATGGCAGCATATATGAACCGGGAAGCATTCCAAAAGACTGTGGAGACAAAAAAAGCCCATTACTGGAGTACTTCACGACAAAAAATCTGGCTCAAAGGTGAAAGCTCTGGTAATTTCCAGGAAGTCCATGAAATACTTGTAGACTGCGATGAGGATGCTATTCTTTTGAAGATAAGTCAAAAGGGTGGAGCATGTCATGAAGGGTATGAGTCATGCTTTTTCAGGAAATTGGAAGATGGTAAATTGGAAATTGTAGGAAATAGGGTTTTTGATCCTGATGAAGTATATAATAAAGGTTAA